DNA sequence from the Falco peregrinus isolate bFalPer1 chromosome 1, bFalPer1.pri, whole genome shotgun sequence genome:
CATGATCCCACACGGCTTTGGCACGTACCCTGAGCTCTAGTGTGCACCTTCCAGCAGCGGTAGCTGCTAACTATTGTGGCACGCTTCGCGTGCTGGCGATACAGGCAGCTGCGCCAGTCATCTATTACACCCGCATAACCATTTCCCGGCTCTAGTCACGTTGTTCAGAAAACCAGAGAACAAGGAGGTAGCAAATGAGCTGGGACAAAGACCGAGGCACTCACATtctctggaggctgctggtCATCGCCCGTGGGTGTCTCGGGCCGACAGTCATCTTTAGTTTTGCGTTTTTTCTTagttcctgcagctgctccagggctatttttctgctgatactccttcagctgtgaaaaataataataataatctgtaATCCAAACAGAATATGCCTTCTGTGAGAATGACGTcaaccccccagccccaactcCACTGGGCAAAAAGACCAAGCGTAAGGACAAGAGAAATGCTCTTCAATGAGTTTGTCACCcggggggaagaaaaataaaaatcaaaacacgtCCAAAAAAAAGGCTAAAGTAAGATCTAATGTGACGAGTTTACGACAAGAGGCTCAGAGCTGCAAACGTTCCGCTTCTGCATACAGCTAAGAGTTTTTGGGAAACGACTTGATACTCCATCCTGCAACtaaaaggagatgaaaagaagtatcttggggtgggtttttttagcgTTATAACTAAGAGCATtgaggaaaaatgaataaagggCAATTAAATCTGAACATTAAGTGAAACATCAACACCTGACAGTAAGATCTCCCACTCTGTGAAAGACTTTGAGAAGGAAAAGTACAACCCTTACAGACAAATGCCATGTTAATACAAGCAGCGTAGTCACTGTGAACTAAGGGCAGAAGCAACCTACAACGGATTTTTCAATCACACCCGCTTCACCCAGGAGAAGCTAGTCTGATAAGCCATTCGCTTGATTTCGGCTAGGTCTTCCGAGCCGAATCGTTCGTGCTCCAGCAGGGTGAAGCCCCCAGCCAAGCAAGCCCCAGGCAGTTCGGTCAACtgcccctttccccagcccgcagcccgggcCGCGCCTCGGCCTCcaggtggggaaagaaggaCCCATTATTGGCAGAATTCCAAAATGGAAGCCCGAACCGCTCCGGGACACTTTCCCCTACCTAGGACTTTTACATGTGTCGGCCGGGGAGAAAATCAAGGTGGGGAAATCAGTAAAATgagaccaaaaaacccccaaaaaggGTGTGGGGGAGGCCAGGGGCAGGGGAAACCGCCAAACCGAACCCCGCAGACCCACGGCATCAGCGGCCCAGGCCCGGCCTTCTCCCAGCCGCCTCCCCCGGGCCACGGGCGGCCGCCAGCCAGGAAGCTCGGCCCCAGCGCCGGACACCGGGGGCTACCGGCAGAGCCTCCACAGCACGGCCCGCAGCGAGCGGTACGGCAGCGAccgggccgggcccgcgccCCTCGGGTAAGGCCcagctcggctcggctcggcccggcgTCCTCGCTCCACTCCACGCGGCGACCGCGCAACACAGTaccgccggcccggcccggcctggccTGGCCTAACCCGGaccccgccgcccctcacctTCTTCTTGGCCGCCgccagcctgctctgcctgctgctgtccgCCATATCCGCCCCGCGCCAGAGCCACGTCAGCTTCGTCTACtagaggagggagcagcagccagggcccgCCCAGCCTGCGCTGCCGCCCTGGAGGCCCGGCCCATCGCCGTGCTCCGCCTCATCGCCGGGCTCCGCCCGCTCCGGCAGGGTGCCGGGCTGTGGCTCATGGCCGGGCTCTACCGGCCGGGGCTCGTGGCCGGGCCCGGAAGCTcagctttttctgcagtgactTCAGGAGCAGGTGCCACCTTGCAGTGCCTGCTCCCCATGTTGGAGCCCTCACCGCCCGCTGCTCGGGTGACACCCGGCACTGCCCGCTGCTCGGGTGACAGCCCGCACTGCCCGCTGCTCGGGTGACACCTGGCTGCCCGGCGTGCCCCACCCAGAGCTCACCTGCAGCTTCCCGGAGACGTTTGTTCCCCGGCGCTGACGGCACAGTGGGCCCTGTCGCTGGGAGACTCCACTTCCCAGCGTGCCCCGCGGCGCGCCCGCGCCTGCCGctcccggccggccccgcgcgcacccggccggcccggcgggaggcggcAGCCCTGGCCGAGCGGGTCCCGTCGAGCGCGGGTCCAGCgaggccgcccgccccgccgcggcccgggcccAGGAGGTAGGAGCCGTGTCCCCGCTGCCCTGTCCCCGCCGTGGGCCGTGCCTGCGCtgaggcggcgcggcccggcccctgACGCGGCGCCCCTCTGCTTTGCCCAGGGCCTCCGGTGGCGGCCGGCGGAGCGCCGCGGCCGGCTTCAGGTCCCCGGTGAGGCCCTGCGCGGGCTGAGGGGAGCgggccctgctccagggctgccccggccgccgTCTATGGCCTGCCCCgtcggcacggcacggcacggccggGGGTGTGTTTTCTTGGGGGGGAGCTGCCGGCCTCGCCCCCCGGCGctgcctcctcctggcagcGCCTCTGAACACCGAAGTGGTGGGGTTTACGTTTTTATTTTCACCTGACGCTGTAAATCTACAAAATGCCGAAGAATATGATGGGGGGCGGGCTAACGTTACAGAAACCCATCAATATTTTACCTGagctccccccctccctgcccaggagacgcgcttttccttttttttctcctcttttatcCACTTTTATCCACTGACACATCAGCATATTTTCTGATTagtgccccccagcactgcagcatcttCCCCTGGCCAGAGGTGGCGTGAAATGTGTTCTCTGTGCTCTACAGATTCCCCCCTCCCGCGTCCTGCCAACCTAATGGAACCAGCCAAGAAGCCCTGCAGTATGAAATCAAAGAGCTGAAACAGAAAGACCTTGCTCTAGACCAGGAAACTGCACAATTATTGTCTGAGTATGTCCTTGGCGAGCTCAGTGTCCGCTGTGATGcctcaattatttttgtttaaaaaagaaaaatggtctAGGGCTAGAGCTAAAAGCCATCCTCCTAGGCCACTGTTTTTATCATGGTGTTGTGCAACACTGGTTACAGCGTTGTCTTGATTTATGCGACCCGTTAAGAGAGAACTCTTTCCACTTTATTTGGTAAAGCAAACCCAGGTTTTACTAGGAGCTCGGATAGGAGGATTTTAACTTTACCCCAGGTGTTGCTGGGGCAATTACCTGCAAACTGGGAATGAATGATGCTATGACACATCATGCTACCAGAAGGCCTTGCTCATGTGAGAATTAAAACTGAGATTGTGGCTTGTATGACCTGCCCGGTTTAGCCCCAGATAAAACCGTTTCCTTGTTTGTTCCATCCTGATCAagggtttatttctttcctgtctgaAGCAAGTGGGTTAAACGTTGGTGTTCAAGAAGCAGAGGTGTTTCCCAGGCAAGCAAAGGGCCTGGAAAGAGGCGGGTGCCGCTTACAGGGTAGCGCAACTGCTTTACTGTGGTTTCTTATGACCTACTGTGGCAGCTGCTTATTAGCAGCTCTTTTGAGATAAAGTTGCTGCTTGGTTTTTAAAGAGAGGGTACCTCTGTGGGTTATTTGTTGCAAAGGAGTGTTATTTTCTAAGGTCACGTGTAGTACAGAGAATGGAAATGGCAGAGCAACAAAGGCTGTTCccaaagcttttttgctttaccaccttacatttttttttcactagctaCAGATTAGAGATATAGATATAAATTGAGCTCACCACAGCCTATTCCTGTTTCTACTTGATTCTGAGAATTCaggtgggttggggtttttttgtaagtcgatgtggcaaaaaaaaaccaactcaaaaTGAGGGTCTACTCATTTGTAGCTTTCGTGTTGATGACTTGCAGCAACTGTACTTGCTGCCTTCGGATTCTGCTTTAGATAGTGCCAGGCTTGAGCGTCTCAAATCTCCTTGCTGTGCTCGGTCGGTCAGTAGGGGCAACACTCGCCGTGCGGCATTTTtgaccttttctgcttttattgctaCAGAGGCTACAGCCTGGAGGAATTGGAGCAGCACATTTCTCTGCTCCATGAGTACAATGATATTAAAGATGCTGGACAGACGCTGCTGGGCAAACTGGGTAAGGAAGGGGAAAACTGTTGATGAACAACTCAGTCAATGTTTTCATgtagacagagagagagaaggtaCTATGCCATGAAGGCAGAGCTTGTTTTAAAGATTCTTGAATTCTAGGGCTTTCATTGCCCAGCCACCTGTGCAAGCACAAACACTTCTGTCGTTATTTTCACAGGATGTGTTTAGAACCGAACATGCGAAAGAATTGTCATTTACTGCTATTTTAGTCTGTGTTATGTACGGCCAAAATGTGTTAAGTCTTACtaatttttgtcagttttgcacttcatatactttaaaaaagtgTTGAGACAAGCAGAGAGCACAGCTGCAAAACCTTAGATTGGTTCCTTAGCTATAGGAGGTTCTGTGAGATAGTTAGGGGCTACTGGGAGGAAAACACAACTTTTCTGACTCGTCTgatatttctgtaatgaaaatagcggtctttcttttccagctgttatCCGAGGGGTTACTACAAAGCAGCTCTACCCTGAATACGATCTGGAGCTTAGCGACTAGTATTGAACCTGAAGACTGCCCCATCCTGCAAAAATGACACTTACTGGGCCGTGACGTTTTGGTGTGGTATTGGTTCAGAGCTGACAGAAGGTGGCCTCAGAAGCGTGTGTGTAGAATTGCAACAGCGTGTGAATTAGCTGCCTTATTTCTGAGAAGCTTTACAACGCAAAAGCTGTTGAATCTGTCAACTGTGTCCTGCTTGTGGGAAAGGGATGTAGGACTTTGGATAATTTTGTCTCCTGTCTGATGggacagtattttattttttttcgtTTCTTGGAAAGGCCGTAATTCAGGTTGATGTGAAGACTCTTCCCGTGGAGACCTTGCTTCTCTCCAACATCCAGGGGCTGTTTGGTTACTGAATAATAGAGGAAGCGAGGGCATGCAAACGTGCAATGTAAtagctgctttgaaagaaaagaaaaaaccctcggaagcagcaagggaagaaggCTGAAGTTGTGGTGgcttgggggttggttttgttttatgatcACATCTGGGTGAGTCTGggtattctgcatttttgtacTTAACTGCTCGGGTAGCTAGAGGTTCTGTATCATTTCTGTGGTAAATGGCAAAAGGTGAAGTTGTATTGAACTGTCCTGTCTGAATAAAGCAGCTGTCGCATTTCTCAGGAATTCGCTTATTTAAGAGCCTATAAAACAGTGCATGAACCTGGGAGCAAATTCTTAACCTCTATTCTGAGACAACTGGAACATCTATTAgtcaaatgttttctgaggaCTCTTAATGGTGACGGTGTGGCAGCGCTACCCAGTAAGGGGTAGGTGCCGAATTGCCTTGACTGCTACAGAGGCTACAGCCTGGAGGAACTGGAGCAGCACACTTCGTTTTTGCGGCTAAAAAAGGAACAGTCAAAAGTAAGGAAGAAGCGAGTGGTGCGGCAGAGCGGTAATAAGGGAAGCAGCGGCGATGATGAAAATGATATCGGCAGACGGATTACAGAGGGGTGGAGGAGAGTGCGCTTGGAAAGCATGAAAGAGGGAGCGCACGCGTTTCCCGTGATATTACAAGATAGACACCCAGGCCAATATCAGGCATTTCACTGGGAAATGATTAAGGAGCTACGGAAAACTTGTCATGCAAAACGCACTATATTCTCCTTTTACACAGACTTTATTAGAGAACGTGATGATGGGTCCGCAGCTAGTGACTCTGCTAGAATGGATCCGTGACAAAGTGCTGGACTTTCCACCTGATGGCACTTTgcaaattcctgcctggcaagcGGTCAGCAGGCGATTGTGTGATGCTGCCGTGGAGGAGGACTCCGTGGCAGGCATGTGTTTAGCgccttggtggcaaattctgacttctctttgccaagtgtgggCTAATTCGACTAACAGCGCTAAACCGGGGGAGGCTGTAAATCCCCCCGACAGCGCggctcttctcaacacaccgtcagcgatggcgattccgtccacacctcctctgcccccaaagctcctgtcactgattgcagcgaccctcacagcacaggaccAAGcgcgggaacaggacaactcagacaatgattccattgacactgataaaccttttgacCCAGGTCCTATAGACCCGGAAGAGGAGCTagacctttttcctcctccccctgatgCACTGGCTGTATTttcggggagggtgaaagggggtctgagggatcaGTGGCAGCAATGCAGGCGGGAAGCGCTTAAGCGAGGGCATTTGGGAGGCGCCATGGCAcgttcagtattttgtcagccaaatcaacctgcagagtggcagcctgtgcaatacgaggctgttaaagcCGTGCGGGAAGGGGGGAATTCATAGTACATTTGCTATTCCCTTCTTGAAgcgatggcagagccttatacactcacaccaCGTGATTATTGGAAGTCATCGCTTTGTGTTGTACGCACGCCGACGCAGTgcatgatgtggttatctgatttttgcgagctatgtgtagtggcctcgATTGAAAAGCTTAATTGGGGAATTGCTGTGAACTGTGAGCcgttggctggagaaaataattgtgctgaCCGAtcctgtgactcaggcaaggtacCCCAGGGACAGCTATTTGCAGATGGAGGAGATGGCTACGAAGGCAGTCCAGGTAGGGGGATACGGGAGTCTGGGTGAGCCTCTAGTGCGTCGTTCGCCACggtcttgcagggtcctagagagtcatagactaactttattgatcggcttcagaatattttgcaacaagtcgagcatgaggaagctcaagggttgctttcaaaacaactagctgtgataatgccaatgaaaattgcaaATGGGCATCGCAGCCCTTGCACAGTCGCAACCCCAACACGTGTCAAATGGTTATAAcccagaactcacagcagactgtaactctcaggttgagttctggaatgcagcgtaacacatttttgcttctctaatctcttctgtaagaacagTGCACGCTCTTCACGTGCTTCGTAAATaaggctgctagcttgctaaagaaagtaatactacaatactatt
Encoded proteins:
- the SWI5 gene encoding DNA repair protein SWI5 homolog, translated to MAGLYRPGLVAGPGSSAFSAPALPAARVTPGCPACPTQSSPAASRRRLFPGADGTVGPVAGRLHFPACPAARPRLPLPAGPARTRPARREAAALAERVPSSAGPARPPAPPRPGPRRFPPPASCQPNGTSQEALQYEIKELKQKDLALDQETAQLLSEGYSLEELEQHISLLHEYNDIKDAGQTLLGKLAVIRGVTTKQLYPEYDLELSD